ACGTGTATAGGATTCCGATAGCAGTTATTTCTATCTAAtttaacaaataattataaaacgtGAGCATTTTCCAAGTTTGATATATTTTATCTAATAGACAGAAAATATTATGCAACTACCTTTAAATAAGATAACTTTCAGTCACGGATCTGAGATTTAAGTTAAAGGGGGACGACACTTTTCTTTGTAAGTGAGGGGGCGTCATTTTTTTCTACATTGTATACCATGTTAAAAATTGATACAAATTTGTATTCAGTATTAAATGTagtataaagtaaaaaaaataataataaaaatattaggtTCAATAATTAAGACACTATTGACATCCGAGCACTGTTCAGTGAAGATATCCCAAGGTATGGACACTAATACCCCTGTTCTGAGGTCTGGTTCTGTTGTACGAAGTCTATTTTCGAATTCCTTGAATAATAAGGTGAAGATAACAAAAGATGATAGATGAAGTggatttcttgaagccttcaatATTGTGCTATATTTTAGGAGCTAATCCTCCTTTAGCCGTGTTTTTGTGAGAAGAATATGGGCAGATAAGATAGAAAGGGTAGGATTACTCTCTTATGGCATATACATAATACGATTTAACTCAGTTGAAACCAAGGAGATTCTGTTCTCCAAGGAagatatattttctttaatcgCAGACCGGTAGTCATAAAACCTTGGGCAGCCCTCAATCAATGTGAAGAAAGGGGTCATTAGGATGGTACCGATTTGGGTTAATCTTGATGACTTAGATTTGAAATACTGGACGGAGAATTTGTATTCAAGATAATTGGACAAGTTGGGTAGCCAGTTATGGTAGATGAAGAtacaaaagaaaagaagagaaaagtTGAGTTTTCCAAGGGTTTTAATTGAAGTTGCCATTAAACGGGAACTGCCAGAGCTCATAGAATTTGAAGATGACAAGGGTTGCAATACTACAGTTGCTTTATCATATGAATGGAAGCCTGTTCTATGTGCCAACTGTGAAGGATTGGGTCATTTGACAGCAGAATGTAGGAAAAAAGAGCCTTCAAAACAACACACTACTACAATCTTGGCCTTTAGAGGCTGTTTTTTCACTCCcacttataaaaagggaagctaaagggtgtgaaaatacccgtttttttcgaaattgacatttagaggcggttttttgataaaaaccgtaggtataaaattgcattataccatttagaggcggttgggaaataattttttttttttttatgttaagccctatgccgtcggttcctctataggaaccgacggcatagggtacacgtgtttgctgacacgtgtaccctatgccgtcggttcctataaaggaaccgacggcatagggttatAAAACAAACCCCTCCCTCAGCTTTCTTCCTCACTCGACCAAACCCAGCCAAAGCACCAAAGAACCAGCACCCAGCAGAGACGAAAAACCCTCGCCGACCACCGCCTCCACCACCCATTTCTcccccatttctcaaccatttgagcccatttttgttgcaaaatcttctattttcgatacttaatccTATACAcccaaaaagttttaatttttttccctaTTTCTCTGTCATCCGAACCTATACAAAAATAGTGGGTATAACTCCGGCCACcattttttgttgagaaaacattgaatctcaacctcttttaaggtataaatatagtttctattcatttttataatgtacattgttttatttttagtttttgtaaattattttttgggttttttaattttaatggtaATATTGTTGTGTTGTATGTGTATAGTGCCCGGATTTTTTACGGAATTGctcgtcggattgcggttattaggtaaaaatttaaagctcaacatatagtatatatatgtaattttatattttattgaatatgtgtgtatataatgtgtgtatattaGTGTGTGTgtatagtttagaaataaaaattttaaaattaaattagtgtgggaaataatttttttttgagataatagtgtgagatataattgattatatatatatatgtatgtataatttagtaactaagtaacttgttactatttttaataactagttataagtaatgaaataattatttttgcaatttcgttatatttgtttatattgtaggttcggtataattttgtgtgtagtgTATTTGAGCTTGCATTgataggtatatactttaactaactttttcttattatataattaattatcaatgcatgttagttgagtttgaatatcttaaatattcatccgtagtgaagtaggttctgcgaatacatgtactgcggtcgggtgggtggataaattttgtattggttatctgttttgtttgttattttaggcacttttaaaatttttgggaacgtccaattacagccgttgtgctgccgaaatttcggtagaattaggataaatcttactaaaaaaatattaatatttacatcACCCAAAGAACTAATTAGCtataacatagtaataagaTGTTAGGTCACTAAAAAATAATCTAACCATTTGTTATGTTAGCTTACTAATCTAGTGAAAATGGTgaccttaattttaaaatttctttcaaaattggAATCAAACATGCCCAAAAATTCATCTTTGCcataactaataaaaaaaataaaaataaatcccaaTATCATTTCAATCATCTTCTTTTTGGGTATAATTGATGACCATTGTAATGATTAGCTACATGGTCCACAACATGTTTAACACTTTACTAAAATCACAATCCTTAAGCTAAAAGTCATTCATCATTAcacataataatagtaataaaaaaaaaagttacttaaTTATGGAAGAAGAATACAAATGCAATAacagataaaaataataaaagtaaattaaAGCAAAAAACACATTTCTTATGCTTAAATCATTGACATATAGCTTACTTTATATTGTGGTTGTGAATGCTCCTAAATCATTAACAtattgtttatgcttttaatatttcatatacactacttgttatatatatagctaactttgaagtttgtttgttaatggtgtagacatggcgaactcggaatcaggatctgattcgggagcagaaaatgagtgtccaaccacaatacctacacgagggccgacgcaaatgaatgaaatatccaaactaatggatcagggcaaaagagtggccctcgaagttaatgataaaggtcaatactgtggaaaaagctacgcgaagctcgtatccactctgggagtcagatgtcggcagacaatagggttggcttataaaaattggaaagaagtcaaccagactctgaaaaatcaagtttggaaagacattcaggtaagctattatttgttagaattttgatttgtttttctattactccaaatgttgactctaaccgtgtttgttttccttcaaaatagacggggttcattgtgccggacaccttcaaacatgattgtctcatcctagctgggaagttaatgaaagacttcaagaataggatgacaaaagacatcataatgcccgcgttgaaagagaatgatgcgggacgactggcacaagtccctgaaaagcacccggagatcgacgctgctgattggtgcaaatttgttgaaagtagactaactcctgaatttctggtacgctaattatattaacactaagataaactcttaaatacaagtacatgtatctaatgtattttttgtggcattgtaggaattgagtaaggtgcaacgtgaacgttcctcaaaaattcaatccagacatcgaagtggtcggagtggaatggtgaacgtacgggaagctgtggtaagtaatactaaaaatttaatgtgctataatgtgctatacaatttaattggtactcatttcattgttataacgttatgtagaaaaaggacctcgaagttgcagatcctccccgccaccgtgtttggattaaatctcgcaccaagagtagaaaacttgtcactgattacgacaaggaaattgccgagaagatagtaagtatatattaatccttaattgagttctactcatgagttagtgtatataattcatatactaattgcttgaatatatgcgtgcattaggctcaattagaggagaagcttagtcgGGGACAAATTCGTGTCCggggccaaaacgatatcctcaCGCGGGCGCTCGGGACACCGCAGCATCCCGGACGTGTCGTGGGCTGggggtatgctattacttcaaatgttatttatttagttacacaaatgaaatcgttgctaatttgcattttatgatttgtaggttcctgaccagggcatctcaactgttcggcaggaagaaaagggaagtgtctgatgttgtggctcggcaagcgaaggagattgaacaattaaaagccgaagtccaatcccttaagcagcagaggaacgctgccgaacaagaggaagaaggagaggtggctggtgaggcgtatgttccacaaccatacgctcctcaggatgaggtacaaccacaaatttatgctgaggagttcatttccctcaacgaccaaggtatcctatacaattttgatgaccatgcggcccttaatcagcaagtacatctctgctctgacaacatcgacaatattgtggcccgagggtatttgtacgagcatgtgggtgagatcaaagttcactgccaggattacgatgattcacatgctcggatcatggtttcggaaatcctgcaagaggacgctgaaatcccagtcccaCTTGAAGAGttcagatatgttagggacgtgtaccgtatgttccttccttggcctaaacacttaattttaacaaccgaggtaacttctcaaccgaaattaattattaatgattagtggagtttgaatatcttcaatattcatccgtagtgaagtaggttctgcgaatatatgtgctgcggtgggatggatgaacaaactactgttatatatgtgttatttgtcgttatacagccatgttcaaaatttttgggaccattcaattacaaccgttatgctgccgaaatttcggtagaaattagataaaatttgatatatatatattatgttctgttttgtttagggtccactcgctcaaccgccctcaagacgtgatgcgtcaaaggggaaagctccgatgctttctccacaaagccgtggtgcacgggaagatgagttgttcacggaagagaagatggcgttgatccctaattcgctgaaatggatgattcatgaattcctaaggctcaaagataaacgtgatataatcacaatttcgtcccccgaggattcattgcaccgcgtacccgCATCATTTTATCTCGGAGAGGATTTGCGCGAGTTGCTACGTGTAACTACATCGGCAACCGGGGAATGccgtttggaatgatgtatactcttctttaatctaattaaccttatatcaaattatagttaaattattataaggcactaacacttttttttggcgagcacatatgggagagcatcaacggtacgagaaaaattttcaagttttacgacccgcAGCTTCTCACGGTGCATGGGATCGCCGATGAAGAACGAGTCGatcttttgacgatgcggcaagacgattggctaattggttatcattaatgaacagcaaccaccaaatgttctttattccttggaatatcgggtaaactttattaaattctttagtgctaattgttcatttctatattatgtcttcaaattatttttatactatcttacttatattccaatataattttctaggatgcattggacgctagtggtggttgcgccaaagaaaattatccatttaaaccctctaaaaggccgcccaattcccgaagaaatagaacaaatgatcggaaggtaattatttaatgacttcttatgtaacgaatttaaattaactaacgaattgaaatgctaatataatttttccaaacagggcattcatgtatataggggacgcacatcagtatcttggcccgtggcaaggaattgcacaagcaaactgtccaagacaacctaaaagccaagaatgcggtttttatgttttgaaatatatgactgacatcgtcgcacgtgccaaccccaaccgttacatagaagatcaaaaagctgtaagttttaattattgatcatagtatataaattttataataacaaatatataatatacatatacataaactaatataaatttttaatttttttaacagtttgggggtaagaagcaatacgatccaaaaacagaaattttaccactacagcgaaagtggatcgaacaattgatggcggtgattcacggtgacgattgaggttcaaaggtcgaagaatttttcttcattatgtaatttttatagattaacttgtaattagatttattaacttattaatatttttaactaattttacatgtttgtgtaatacttaattatttttatgaaatcaaattatgtttttacccaaatttaattactatttaatttaaaatgtaattaatatataaataaattaaataaatatgtaatttaaaatttaaataaatatgtatataaattaataaatataaaattaaaataatataattaaattaaaaaaaaaatcgaaaaactgAAATTCGCGAGACCCTTTACCGTCGGTTGCTACgccacctatggcgtcggttcttagctaggaaccgacgccatagggacccctatggcgtcggttcctagctaagaaccgacgccataggggtatatatggcgtcggttcaaataaaccctttagcgtcgccctgataggcgtcggtagcgaatttcgcgaaaaccgacgcctaaagggcttaaaaaccgcctctaaagggtgtttttgtagtagtgacacCAGTGGGTGCTGAAAAACCTAGGCAAGCAACATGATGGGGCAAAAGAGAGTGAGAAACAGATAATGTTGATGCTGAAGGTTTCCAACCTGTCACCAAATGCTGGAAAATAAGAACAGAAATGGAACCTATTGCTGCTTCAACTAGCTACTCTTTCTTAGTTTTGGgggcaaaagaaaaaaataataataatgcagcAGTAGTAGAGCAATCTGGTAAATAGAATAATGGGAAGAAGGGCAAGCAAGTGGAAGAAGTTGATACAGGAGAGGGGGAGGTTCCTCTCTCAATAATGGATAAGATTTTGAGTTGGAATGTCCGAGGGATCAATACCCAACAAAAGCAAAGTCTAGTCAAGTAGGGCTTGTTGGTCTTCTCGAGACAAGGTTAAGGCTCCGAACTTGGGAGCCTTATAAATTCTAATGTTTTCAGGTTGGTGTTTTACATCGAATAATGCTTGGCATAAGGGAGGATAGATTACAGTTAGTTGGAATCTTAATAGTTTTACTGTTACCATTTTAAAGTGTACAAGTCAACTCATACATCTCTTCGTTGAAACTATGGctaaaaaaacaaatttttttgtGGCTTTTGTCTATGGTTTTAATGATGAGGTTGGGAGAAGAGACTTATGGGGGTACTTGAGAGATATAGCAAGAGATGATGCTTGAAT
This Cannabis sativa cultivar Pink pepper isolate KNU-18-1 chromosome 6, ASM2916894v1, whole genome shotgun sequence DNA region includes the following protein-coding sequences:
- the LOC133039503 gene encoding uncharacterized protein LOC133039503; protein product: MNSNHQMFFIPWNIGMHWTLVVVAPKKIIHLNPLKGRPIPEEIEQMIGRAFMYIGDAHQYLGPWQGIAQANCPRQPKSQECGFYVLKYMTDIVARANPNRYIEDQKAFGGKKQYDPKTEILPLQRKWIEQLMAVIHGDD
- the LOC133038880 gene encoding uncharacterized protein LOC133038880 isoform X1, whose translation is MYIVLFLVFVNYFLGFLILMVILLCCMCIVPGFFTELLVGLRLLDMANSESGSDSGAENECPTTIPTRGPTQMNEISKLMDQGKRVALEVNDKGQYCGKSYAKLVSTLGVRCRQTIGLAYKNWKEVNQTLKNQVWKDIQTGFIVPDTFKHDCLILAGKLMKDFKNRMTKDIIMPALKENDAGRLAQVPEKHPEIDAADWCKFVESRLTPEFLELSKVQRERSSKIQSRHRSGRSGMVNVREAVVSNTKNLMCYNVLYNLIGTHFIVITLCRKRTSKLQILPATVFGLNLAPRVENLSLITTRKLPRR
- the LOC133038880 gene encoding uncharacterized protein LOC133038880 isoform X2 produces the protein MYIVLFLVFVNYFLGFLILMVILLCCMCIVPGFFTELLVGLRLLDMANSESGSDSGAENECPTTIPTRGPTQMNEISKLMDQGKRVALEVNDKGQYCGKSYAKLVSTLGVRCRQTIGLAYKNWKEVNQTLKNQVWKDIQTGFIVPDTFKHDCLILAGKLMKDFKNRMTKDIIMPALKENDAGRLAQVPEKHPEIDAADWCKFVESRLTPEFLELSKVQRERSSKIQSRHRSGRSGMVNVREAVKKDLEVADPPRHRVWIKSRTKSRKLVTDYDKEIAEKIVSIY